In a single window of the Orcinus orca chromosome 9, mOrcOrc1.1, whole genome shotgun sequence genome:
- the LOC101280831 gene encoding anaphase-promoting complex subunit 10-like, with product MDFREDFKEDFRKESLKVLITSPKVFSSSLWLCWCSGTILLDTLKARFSSAKAQCFLNSAHLLGFNKENQGFKLAFSGILNESEVSTDGVPKYTVETSHPPERKTVLQQDRELNTPSKEYQKFICALSSCKPGFEVDQLRDDNLETYWQSDGSQPHLVNIQFRRKTTVKTLCIYADYKSDESYTPSKISVRVGNNFHNLQEIRQLELVQPSGWIHVPLTDNHKKPTRTFMIQIAVLANHQNGRDTHMRQIKIYTPVEESSIGKFPTCTTTDFMMYRSIR from the exons ATGGATTTTAGAGAGGATTTTAAAGAGGACTTTAGAAAGGAATCATTAAAGGTTCTCATTACTAGTCCCAAAGTGTTTTCCAGCTCTCTGTGGCTCTGCTGGTGTTCTGGGACCATTTTGCTGGACACACTGAAAGCACGCTTCAGCAGTGCAAAGGCACAGTGCTTCCTGAATTCAGCCCATCTTCTGGGATTCAACAAGGAGAACCAAG GTTTCAAGTTGGCATTCTCTGGAATCCTCAATGAATCAGAGGTCTCTACTGATGGAGTTCCAAAATACACTGTAGAGACATCTCATCCTCCCGAGAGA AAGACAGTGCTACAGCAGGACAGAGAGTTGAATACACCCTCCAAAGAATACCAGAAGTTTATATGTGCTCTCTCATCTTGCAAACCAGGATTTGAAGTGGATCAATTACGAGATGACAATCTAGAAACTTACTGGCAGTCAGATGGCTCCCAGCCTCATTTAGTGAACATCCaattcagaagaaaaacaacagtGAAGACATTATGTATTTATGCGGACTAcaaatctgatgaaagctataCTCCAAGCAAGATCTCAGTCAGAGTaggaaataattttcataatCTTCAAGAAATCCGGCAACTTGAATTGGTGCAACCAAGTGGCTGGATTCACGTTCCCTTAACTGATAATCATAAGAAGCCAACTCGTACATTCATGATACAGATTGCTGTTCTAGCCAATCATCAGAACGGAAGAGATACCCACATGagacaaattaaaatatacacacccGTGGAAGAAAGCTCCATTGGTAAATTTCCTACATGTACAACTACTGATTTCATGATGTATCGCTCAATAAGGTGA